The proteins below are encoded in one region of Apium graveolens cultivar Ventura chromosome 4, ASM990537v1, whole genome shotgun sequence:
- the LOC141716686 gene encoding putative polyol transporter 6: MEDGKELSSSSSSNPQKLNKYACACAIVASVISIIFGYDTGVMSGAMIFIKEDLKISDTEVEVIAGILNLCALVGSLCAGRTSDYIGRRYTIVLASLLFLIGSVLMGYGPNYTVLFTGRCVAGIGVGFALMIAPVYSTEISSPSSRGFLGSLPELCISIGILTGYVSNYFLSKLTLKVGWRVMLGIPTVPSLCLAFGILKMPESPRWLVMQGRLGDSEKVMLKITNTEEEALLRLRDMKIAAGIDENCKDDIVKLPEETNGGGKGVWKDLILRPSAPVRWMLLAALGIHFFQHATGIEAVILYGPRIFKKAGVTSKNKLLLVTIGVGVTKTIFIFIATLLLDKFGRRKLLLTSVGGMIVAHTALGLGLTIVRNSHEKVTWALVLCIAATYIYMMFYSIGLAPITWVYSSEIFPLKLRAQGASIGVAVNRLTNAAVSMSFISIYKAITIGGTFFMFAGISLVAWLFFFFCLPETKGRSLEEMEQVFSKRSSKPQKSSVEVQPESEF, translated from the exons ATGGAAGATGGTAAGGAGTtaagcagcagcagcagcagcaatcCTCAAAAGCTCAACAAGTATGCGTGCGCTTGTGCTATTGTTGCTTCTGTTATTTCCATTATTTTTGGATATG ACACTGGTGTGATGAGTGGAGCCATGATATTTATTAAAGAAGACCTCAAGATCAGTGATACAGAAGTAGAAGTCATTGCTGGAATTCTCAACCTCTGCGCTTTGGTAGGGTCTCTTTGTGCTGGAAGAACCTCCGATTACATTGGTCGTCGATATACTATTGTTTTGGCCTCCCTGCTGTTCTTGATCGGTTCAGTTTTGATGGGCTATGGTCCTAATTACACGGTCTTGTTTACTGGAAGATGTGTTGCAGGCATTGGTGTAGGTTTTGCTCTTATGATTGCTCCAGTGTACTCCACTGAGATCTCGTCTCCGTCTTCAAGAGGCTTCCTTGGCTCTTTACCTGAACTTTGCATTAGTATTGGAATATTGACTGGCTACGTTTCTAATTATTTTCTCTCAAAGCTGACACTAAAAGTTGGTTGGAGAGTGATGCTTGGGATTCCAACAGTCCCTTCTCTTTGTTTAGCCTTTGGCATTCTTAAAATGCCCGAGTCTCCGAGATGGCTTGTAATGCAAGGTCGTCTTGGAGATTCAGAAAAAGTTATGCTAAAAATTACCAATACGGAGGAAGAAGCCTTACTCCGTTTAAGAGACATGAAAATAGCAGCTGGAATCGATGAAAATTGTAAAGATGACATTGTCAAGTTACCGGAAGAAACTAATGGTGGTGGCAAAGGGGTATGGAAGGATCTGATTTTAAGGCCATCCGCTCCTGTTCGTTGGATGTTATTAGCAGCGCTGGGAATTCATTTCTTTCAACACGCGACAGGGATAGAAGCGGTGATTCTCTACGGTCCAAGAATATTCAAGAAAGCAGGTGTCACTAGCAAGAACAAGCTCTTGCTTGTCACCATTGGAGTGGGAGTCACAAAGACAATATTCATTTTCATAGCTACTCTCTTACTGGATAAATTTGGGAGGAGAAAACTTTTGTTAACAAGTGTAGGGGGTATGATTGTTGCACATACAGCATTAGGCCTAGGCCTAACTATAGTGAGAAATTCTCATGAGAAAGTGACTTGGGCCTTGGTATTGTGCATTGCTGCTACATACATTTATATGATGTTTTACTCAATTGGTCTGGCGCCAATTACATGGGTTTATAGCTCTGAAATATTTCCATTAAAACTGAGAGCCCAGGGAGCAAGTATTGGAGTGGCTGTGAATAGGCTAACTAATGCAGCAGTTTCTATGAGCTTTATATCAATCTATAAAGCAATCACCATTGGAGGAACTTTCTTTATGTTTGCTGGTATTTCTCTAGTGGCTTGGCTTTTCTTCTTCTTCTGTCTACCTGAAACTAAAGGAAGGTCCCTGGAGGAGATGGAACAAGTTTTTAGCAAGCGCAGCAGCAAGCCTCAAAAGTCAAGCGTCGAAGTGCAGCCTGAGTCGGAGTTTTGA
- the LOC141717844 gene encoding uncharacterized protein LOC141717844, which produces MKDDDVLPVSTPTAHMSFTPATSSSSKKETNLFKSSLFGRGRYKFWALAAILLLAFCSMLAGTVTLRLSTDKFNRFIDDIGPPVHDDLDVLEMEEREKVVKHMWDVYTNSRRIRIPRFWQEAFEAAYEELTSDIAEVREAAISEIAKMSVNSINLESPPSDVNAKRPDLKQVEEEEAENSSRRKL; this is translated from the exons ATGAAGGATGATGACGTACTTCCGGTATCAACACCGACGGCGCATATGTCATTTACTCCGGCGACATCGTCATCTTCAAAAAAGGAAACTAATTTATTTAAATCATCTTTATTTGGACGAGGCCGTTATAAATTTTGGGCATTAGCTGCTATTTTGCTTCTCGCTTTTTGTTCTATGCTCGCCGGAACCGTCACTCTCCGCTTATCCACCGATAAATTCAATCGATTCATCGACGACATTGGACCTCCCGTTCACGACGATCTCGACGTCCTC GAAATGGAGGAGAGGGAGAAAGTGGTGAAGCATATGTGGGATGTGTATACCAATAGTCGTCGGATCAGAATACCTAGGTTTTGGCAGGAGGCTTTCGAAGCTGCTTATGAGGAGTTAACGAGCGACATTGCTGAAGTTAGGGAAGCTGCGATCTCCGAGATTGCTAAAATGTCTGTGAACTCTATTAATCTTGAATCCCCGCCTTCGGATGTG AATGCAAAAAGACCAGATTTGAAGCAAGTAGAAGAGGAGGAAGCTGAAAATTCATCACGTAGGAAGCTATGA